DNA from Chitinophaga pendula:
GATACATCAGCAGCTGATATACCGCCATATTGCCTGGCTGACGGCGATGCGATTCCAGCTGCGGGAACCGCGGGCGTGGGAGACCATCAAAACGTTGGTTTCCAACAAAGAGTACAGCCGGTTATACACTGTAGATGAGTGGGTCAATAAGTTAGGGGATTCTTTGCAGCCTTTTCTGCCGGAGGAGGAGTTGCAGTATGTGTTATCGAAAAAGAACAAGGCGACTCATGTTGTCAGTCTTCAATCCAAACATTTGCGAGAGTTAAAGGCGGCCGGGCTGATCGCTCCGTTAGATTATATAGAGCTGGAGAATCTGTTAGTGAACCTGTATGATCAGCAAGGGAAGTGTGAGCGTATCAAGAACTTTCCATATCCGAGGCAGTTTGCTACTATTAACCAGATGTTCGTGCGTTTGTTTGCATTTCTGCTTCCTTTTGGTATTCTGAATGAGTTTCAGCGATTGGGGGATTGGATGGTATGGTTGGCGGTGCCTTTCAGTGTGATCGTGGGTTGGACTTTTCTGACGATGGAACGTGTTGGTGAGGCGACGGAGAATCCTTTCGAGGGCAGTGCGAATGATGTGCCTATTACTTCTATGAGCCGGACTATAGAGATCGATTTGCGGGAGATGCTGGATGAGACGGACCTCCCTCCTGCCCTTACGCCGGTGAACAACATATTAACCTAGGCGGTGTGCAACTTTCTCCGCAGCGTATCCTTTCTGTGCTACATTCCAGGTGTTGCCCTTATTCCCAGGCGTATTTAGGGGAGCTACTACGGTTATGGTTTGGATTTTGTGTATCTGAACGAGTATTTACCTTAAACGTAGTAGTTATGTATATGGAATATATAACCTGGGGCAGGCTGATCTATGACAAGCTGCATGGTTGGCTGCAATCTGCTGTAAAAATGACGCCTAACCTGGTGGTTGCTTTCCTGGCGTTGTTATTATTTATCCTGATCGCGCGTATCGTGCGTAAGCTGGCTTACCGGATCATTTACCGGATGACGGATACGGTGACGGTGAGTGCTTTG
Protein-coding regions in this window:
- a CDS encoding bestrophin family protein: MHAGRRFTLKEFLIWTRRDIYRLSVLALVTTSLFTIFNWKWIAVPWVPIALVGTAAAFIVGFRNTQTYNRLWEARQIYGAIVNTSRSWGLLVKDFVSGDIDAGKLHEIHQQLIYRHIAWLTAMRFQLREPRAWETIKTLVSNKEYSRLYTVDEWVNKLGDSLQPFLPEEELQYVLSKKNKATHVVSLQSKHLRELKAAGLIAPLDYIELENLLVNLYDQQGKCERIKNFPYPRQFATINQMFVRLFAFLLPFGILNEFQRLGDWMVWLAVPFSVIVGWTFLTMERVGEATENPFEGSANDVPITSMSRTIEIDLREMLDETDLPPALTPVNNILT